A genomic segment from Pseudomonas mendocina encodes:
- the purB gene encoding adenylosuccinate lyase encodes MQLSSLTAVSPVDGRYAGKTSALRPIFSEYGLIRSRVLVEVRWLQRLAAHEGIPEVAPFSAEANALLNELTENFAVEHAERVKEIERTTNHDVKAVEYLLKEQAAKLPELDKVSEFIHFACTSEDINNLSHALMLREGRDSVLLPLMKQLAGAIRGLAVKFADVPMLSRTHGQPASPTTLGKELANVVHRLERQIAQVAAVPLLGKINGAVGNYNAHLSAYPSIDWEANARQFIEGDLGLTWNPYTTQIEPHDYIAELFDAIARFNTILIDFDRDVWGYISLGYFKQKTVAGEIGSSTMPHKVNPIDFENSEGNLGIANAIFQHLASKLPISRWQRDLTDSTVLRNLGVGFAHSVIAYEASLKGISKLELNAQRIAEDLDACWEVLAEPIQTVMRRYAIENPYEKLKELTRGKGISPEALLAFIDGLDMPAAAKEELKQLTPARYIGNAVAQAKRI; translated from the coding sequence ATGCAGCTTTCCTCGCTCACCGCGGTTTCCCCCGTCGACGGCCGCTACGCCGGCAAAACCAGCGCACTGCGCCCCATCTTCAGCGAATACGGCTTGATCCGCAGCCGCGTACTGGTCGAAGTGCGCTGGCTGCAGCGCCTGGCTGCCCACGAAGGTATTCCGGAAGTCGCACCCTTCTCCGCTGAAGCCAACGCCCTGCTCAACGAGTTGACCGAGAACTTCGCCGTAGAGCACGCCGAGCGCGTCAAGGAAATCGAGCGCACCACCAACCACGATGTCAAGGCCGTGGAATACCTGCTCAAAGAACAAGCTGCCAAGCTGCCGGAGCTGGACAAGGTCAGCGAGTTCATCCACTTCGCCTGCACCAGCGAGGACATCAACAACCTGTCCCACGCCCTGATGCTGCGTGAAGGCCGTGACAGCGTGCTGCTGCCGCTGATGAAGCAACTCGCAGGTGCCATTCGCGGACTGGCAGTGAAGTTCGCTGACGTGCCGATGCTCTCGCGCACCCACGGCCAGCCGGCCTCGCCGACCACTCTGGGCAAGGAACTGGCCAACGTCGTCCACCGCCTGGAGCGCCAGATCGCTCAGGTGGCTGCCGTGCCGCTGCTGGGCAAGATCAACGGTGCCGTGGGCAACTACAACGCGCATTTGTCGGCCTACCCGAGCATCGACTGGGAAGCCAACGCCCGTCAGTTCATCGAAGGTGACCTTGGTCTGACCTGGAACCCCTACACCACCCAGATCGAGCCGCACGACTACATCGCCGAGCTGTTCGACGCCATCGCTCGCTTCAACACCATCCTGATCGACTTCGACCGCGACGTCTGGGGCTACATCTCCCTCGGCTACTTCAAGCAGAAGACCGTGGCTGGCGAGATCGGCTCCTCGACCATGCCGCACAAGGTCAACCCGATCGACTTCGAAAACTCCGAAGGCAACCTGGGTATCGCCAACGCGATCTTCCAGCACCTGGCCAGCAAACTGCCGATTTCCCGCTGGCAGCGTGACCTGACCGATTCCACCGTGCTGCGCAACCTCGGCGTCGGCTTCGCTCACAGCGTTATCGCTTATGAAGCCAGCCTCAAGGGAATCAGCAAGTTGGAGCTCAATGCTCAGCGTATTGCTGAAGACCTGGATGCCTGCTGGGAAGTGCTCGCCGAGCCGATCCAGACCGTGATGCGTCGCTACGCCATCGAGAACCCGTACGAGAAGCTCAAGGAGCTGACCCGCGGCAAGGGCATCAGCCCCGAGGCCCTGCTGGCCTTCATCGACGGACTGGACATGCCGGCCGCCGCCAAGGAAGAGCTCAAGCAACTGACCCCGGCGCGCTACATTGGTAACGCCGTGGCCCAGGCCAAGCGCATCTAA
- a CDS encoding DMT family transporter: MEPASRSVKPLQGALLLALSALLFAFTGVGIREISASVNNESVVFFRNLVGVLFFLPLLLVRGVRPLRTTRLKSHLWRTTYGLAAMYCFFYAIAHLPLADAMLFTYSAPVFTPLIAHIWLKEPLTRRMLISSLIGLCGVLLVAKPSSALFEGPALFGLAASLLAAFAFVSIREMSDSEPATRIVFYFSLFSALFSAIPLTWSWQPLDANQLGWLLGIGLLATASQVIMSRAYGLAPPGLIGPVAYLAIVFAGLIAWLLWGETPDTLSLLGAALIFAASLLSVARRRA, translated from the coding sequence ATGGAGCCCGCCAGCCGCAGCGTCAAACCCCTTCAGGGTGCCCTGCTGCTGGCGCTCTCGGCACTGTTGTTCGCCTTCACCGGAGTCGGCATCCGCGAGATATCCGCCAGCGTCAACAACGAGTCGGTAGTCTTCTTCCGTAACCTGGTTGGTGTGCTGTTCTTCCTGCCCTTGCTGCTGGTGCGCGGCGTTCGCCCGCTACGCACGACACGCCTTAAGTCCCACCTGTGGCGCACCACCTACGGCCTGGCGGCGATGTACTGCTTCTTCTACGCCATTGCCCACCTGCCACTGGCCGACGCCATGCTGTTCACCTATTCAGCTCCCGTCTTCACTCCGCTGATCGCACATATCTGGCTGAAGGAGCCGCTGACTCGACGGATGCTGATCAGCAGCCTGATCGGCCTGTGCGGGGTACTGCTGGTGGCCAAGCCCAGCAGCGCTCTGTTCGAGGGGCCCGCCCTGTTTGGCCTGGCCGCCAGCCTGCTGGCCGCATTCGCCTTCGTCTCCATCCGCGAAATGAGCGACAGCGAGCCGGCTACCCGCATCGTTTTCTATTTCTCGCTGTTTTCCGCGCTGTTTTCCGCCATTCCGCTGACCTGGAGCTGGCAGCCACTGGACGCCAACCAGCTTGGCTGGCTGCTGGGCATCGGCCTGCTGGCCACCGCCAGCCAGGTGATCATGTCACGCGCCTACGGCCTGGCTCCACCCGGACTGATCGGGCCAGTCGCCTATCTGGCCATCGTCTTCGCCGGCCTCATCGCCTGGCTGCTCTGGGGCGAGACGCCAGACACCTTGTCACTGCTCGGTGCGGCGCTGATCTTTGCCGCCAGTCTGTTATCGGTCGCAAGACGCAGGGCATAG
- the hflD gene encoding high frequency lysogenization protein HflD, whose protein sequence is MSPMQEQLVALGAVFEAAVLADKIARTGQVSEASMGCMLGSLLVRDPKTTLDVYGGDDLNLRDGYRALISSLERNPSALQREPLRYSLAMIGLERQLDKRSDMLQVMGSRLDQIQQQVEHFGLVHDNVIAACGGLYQDTISTFRQRIQVHGDMRFLQQPSNAAKIRALLLAGIRSARLWRQLGGHRWQLVFSRGKLLKALYDMTRN, encoded by the coding sequence ATGAGCCCGATGCAGGAGCAGTTGGTCGCGCTCGGCGCCGTCTTCGAAGCCGCCGTACTGGCCGACAAGATCGCCCGCACCGGCCAGGTCAGTGAAGCCTCGATGGGCTGCATGCTCGGCAGTCTGCTGGTGCGCGATCCGAAAACCACACTGGACGTGTACGGTGGTGACGACCTCAACCTGCGTGATGGCTATCGCGCGCTGATCAGCTCGCTGGAGCGCAACCCGTCTGCCCTGCAGCGCGAGCCGCTGCGCTACTCCCTGGCGATGATCGGGCTGGAACGGCAACTGGATAAACGCAGCGACATGCTGCAGGTGATGGGCAGTCGCCTGGACCAGATTCAGCAGCAGGTCGAGCACTTCGGCCTGGTGCATGACAACGTCATCGCCGCCTGCGGTGGCCTGTACCAGGACACCATCAGCACCTTCCGCCAACGTATCCAGGTGCATGGCGACATGCGCTTCCTGCAGCAGCCTAGCAATGCGGCGAAAATTCGCGCGCTACTGCTCGCAGGCATTCGTTCGGCGCGCCTCTGGCGTCAGCTCGGCGGCCACCGCTGGCAGTTGGTGTTCAGTCGCGGCAAGCTGCTCAAGGCGCTCTACGACATGACGCGAAACTGA
- the mnmA gene encoding tRNA 2-thiouridine(34) synthase MnmA — MQAPSTQRVIVGMSGGVDSSVSALLLMEQGYQVEGLFMKNWDEDDGTEYCTAMDDLADAQAVCDRIGIKLHTANFAAEYWDNVFEHFLAEYKAGRTPNPDILCNREIKFKAFLDYALSLGADLIATGHYVRRRDIDGRTELLKGLDPNKDQSYFLHAVGGVQIAKTLFPVGELEKPQVRAIAEKYELATAKKKDSTGICFIGERRFSDFLKQYLPAQPGDIETTEGQVIGRHHGLMYHTIGQRQGLGIGGLKDASDDPWYVLRKDLTRNVLIVGQGNAHPWLFSRALLASEIYWVNPVDLSSPRRLTAKVRYRQSDQLCTLEKTETGYRAVFDEPQRAVTPGQSVVFYDGEVCLGGGVIETAEAWYEDAR; from the coding sequence ATGCAAGCACCTAGCACCCAACGCGTGATCGTCGGCATGTCCGGCGGCGTCGACTCGTCCGTTTCCGCCCTGCTGCTGATGGAGCAGGGTTACCAGGTCGAAGGCCTGTTCATGAAGAACTGGGACGAAGACGACGGCACCGAATACTGCACCGCCATGGATGACCTGGCCGACGCCCAGGCCGTATGCGACCGCATCGGCATCAAGCTGCACACCGCCAACTTCGCCGCCGAATACTGGGACAACGTGTTCGAACACTTCCTGGCCGAATACAAGGCCGGGCGTACACCGAACCCGGACATCCTGTGCAATCGCGAAATCAAGTTCAAAGCCTTTCTCGACTACGCCCTGAGCCTCGGCGCCGACCTGATCGCCACCGGCCATTATGTGCGTCGCCGCGATATCGATGGCCGTACCGAACTGCTCAAGGGCCTCGACCCGAACAAGGACCAGAGCTACTTCCTGCACGCCGTCGGCGGCGTGCAGATCGCCAAGACCCTGTTCCCGGTCGGCGAACTGGAAAAACCGCAGGTGCGCGCCATCGCCGAGAAATACGAGCTGGCCACCGCAAAGAAGAAGGACTCCACCGGCATCTGCTTCATCGGTGAGCGCCGCTTCAGCGATTTCCTCAAGCAGTATCTGCCGGCGCAGCCGGGCGACATCGAAACCACGGAAGGCCAGGTCATCGGCCGCCATCACGGCCTGATGTATCACACCATCGGCCAACGCCAGGGCCTCGGCATCGGCGGCCTCAAGGACGCCAGCGATGATCCCTGGTACGTGCTGCGCAAGGACCTGACGCGCAATGTGCTGATCGTCGGCCAGGGCAACGCACACCCCTGGCTGTTCTCCCGCGCCCTGCTCGCCTCGGAAATCTACTGGGTCAACCCAGTGGACCTGAGCAGCCCGCGCCGCCTCACCGCCAAGGTGCGCTACCGCCAGAGTGACCAGCTCTGCACCCTGGAGAAGACCGAGACCGGCTATCGCGCCGTGTTCGATGAACCGCAGCGCGCTGTGACCCCGGGGCAGTCCGTGGTGTTCTACGACGGCGAGGTGTGCCTCGGCGGCGGCGTGATCGAAACCGCAGAAGCCTGGTACGAGGACGCCCGATGA
- a CDS encoding NUDIX hydrolase — MDWQPHITVATVIEDDGRFLFVEEFKAGRMVLNQPAGHLEANESLREAAVRETLEETGWNVELTALLGIYLYTAPSNGVTYQRVCFSARPVCHDPERELDSDISSITWLTRDELAAQPERWRSELVLRCVDDYLAGVSGSLELLRD, encoded by the coding sequence ATGGACTGGCAACCCCATATCACCGTGGCCACGGTGATCGAAGATGACGGCCGTTTCCTCTTCGTCGAAGAATTCAAAGCCGGCCGTATGGTGCTGAACCAGCCAGCTGGACACCTGGAGGCCAACGAGTCGCTGCGTGAAGCCGCAGTGCGGGAAACACTCGAGGAGACCGGCTGGAACGTGGAGCTGACCGCCCTGCTCGGCATCTATCTCTACACGGCACCGAGCAACGGCGTGACCTATCAACGCGTGTGCTTCAGCGCCCGCCCCGTATGCCATGACCCCGAGCGCGAGCTGGATAGCGACATCAGCAGCATCACCTGGCTGACCCGTGACGAGCTGGCCGCACAACCCGAGCGCTGGCGCAGCGAGCTGGTGTTGCGCTGCGTTGACGACTACCTCGCGGGGGTCAGCGGGTCGCTGGAGCTGCTACGCGACTAA
- a CDS encoding NADP-dependent isocitrate dehydrogenase: MSTPSKIIYTFTDEAPALATYSLLPIVEAFAASADISVETRDISLAGRILASFADRLDADKRIDDDLAKLAELTLQPDANIIKLPNISASVPQLKAAIAELQAQGYNIPDFPEDPQSEEDKEVRARYAKVLGSAVNPVLREGNSDRRAPAAVKAYARKHPHSMGKWSMASQSHADYMRGGDFFSSEQSITMAKAGDVRIEFVGKDGKVEVKKQLALQEGEVFDSMFMSCRKLRAFFEKTLQDCKETGVMWSLHVKATMMKVSHPIVFGHAVSVYYKDVFDKYGDLFKELGVNPNNGISSVYDKIKSLPASQQEEILHDIHEVYAHRPEMAMVDSVKGITNLHIPSDVIVDASMPAMIRNSGQMWGKDGKQKDTKAVMPESTYARIYQEMINFCKTNGAFDPTTMGSVPNVGLMAQKAEEYGSHDKTFEMTADGTMRVVAADGTVLMQHEVEAGDIWRACQTKDAPIRDWVKLAVTRARQSDTPAIFWLDPERAHDRELQKKVELYLKDHDLTGLDIRMMGYNEAIRVSMERMIRGQDTISVTGNVLRDYLTDLFPIMELGTSAKMLSIVPLMAGGGMYETGAGGSAPKHVQQLVEENYLRWDSLGEFLALAVSLEETGIKTNNAKAKVLGKTLDQATGKLLDNNKSPARKVGEIDNRGSHFYLALYWAQALAEQNDDAELKAHFAPLAKQLTEQEATIVAELAAVQGKPAEIGGYYRSNPELTSKVMRPSTTFNAALAALNA; encoded by the coding sequence ATGTCCACCCCTTCGAAGATCATCTACACCTTCACCGACGAAGCCCCGGCACTTGCCACCTATTCGCTTCTGCCCATCGTGGAAGCCTTTGCCGCCTCGGCTGACATCTCCGTTGAAACCCGCGACATCTCTCTTGCTGGGCGAATCCTGGCGAGCTTTGCCGACCGTCTGGACGCTGACAAGCGCATCGATGACGACCTGGCCAAGCTGGCTGAGCTGACCCTGCAGCCTGACGCCAACATCATCAAACTGCCGAACATCAGTGCCTCCGTCCCTCAGCTCAAGGCCGCCATCGCCGAGCTGCAGGCCCAGGGCTACAACATCCCGGACTTCCCGGAAGATCCGCAGAGCGAAGAAGACAAGGAAGTTCGCGCGCGTTACGCCAAGGTTCTCGGCAGCGCTGTCAACCCGGTTCTGCGCGAAGGCAACTCCGACCGCCGTGCTCCGGCCGCGGTAAAAGCCTACGCCCGCAAGCACCCGCACAGCATGGGCAAGTGGAGCATGGCTTCGCAGTCCCACGCCGACTACATGCGCGGCGGCGACTTCTTCTCCAGCGAGCAGTCGATCACCATGGCCAAGGCCGGTGATGTGCGTATCGAGTTCGTCGGCAAGGACGGCAAGGTCGAAGTCAAGAAACAACTCGCCCTGCAGGAAGGCGAAGTGTTCGACAGCATGTTCATGAGCTGCCGCAAGCTGCGCGCCTTCTTCGAGAAGACCCTGCAAGACTGCAAGGAAACCGGCGTAATGTGGTCCCTGCACGTCAAGGCGACCATGATGAAGGTCTCCCACCCGATCGTCTTCGGTCATGCCGTCAGCGTTTACTACAAGGACGTGTTCGACAAGTACGGCGACCTGTTCAAGGAACTGGGCGTCAACCCGAACAACGGCATCAGCAGCGTCTACGACAAGATCAAGTCGCTGCCAGCCTCGCAGCAGGAAGAAATCCTGCATGACATCCACGAGGTTTATGCTCATCGCCCGGAAATGGCGATGGTCGACTCGGTCAAGGGCATCACTAACCTGCACATCCCGAGCGACGTCATTGTCGACGCCTCGATGCCGGCCATGATCCGCAACTCCGGTCAGATGTGGGGCAAAGATGGCAAGCAGAAAGACACCAAGGCGGTCATGCCTGAGAGCACCTACGCTCGCATCTATCAGGAAATGATCAACTTCTGCAAAACCAACGGTGCGTTCGACCCGACCACCATGGGCAGCGTGCCGAACGTTGGCCTGATGGCGCAGAAAGCCGAAGAATACGGCTCTCACGACAAGACCTTCGAAATGACCGCCGACGGCACCATGCGCGTCGTAGCTGCCGATGGCACCGTGCTGATGCAGCACGAAGTCGAAGCTGGCGATATTTGGCGCGCCTGCCAGACCAAGGACGCCCCGATCCGCGACTGGGTCAAGCTGGCCGTTACCCGTGCCCGTCAATCCGATACCCCGGCCATCTTCTGGCTGGACCCGGAGCGCGCCCATGATCGCGAGCTGCAGAAGAAAGTCGAGCTGTACCTCAAGGATCACGATCTGACCGGTCTGGACATTCGCATGATGGGCTACAACGAGGCCATCCGCGTGTCCATGGAGCGCATGATCCGTGGCCAGGACACCATCTCGGTGACCGGTAACGTGCTGCGTGACTACCTGACCGACCTGTTCCCGATCATGGAGCTGGGTACTTCGGCCAAGATGCTGTCCATCGTTCCGCTGATGGCCGGCGGCGGCATGTATGAAACCGGCGCCGGCGGCTCGGCTCCCAAGCACGTACAACAGCTGGTCGAAGAGAACTACCTGCGCTGGGATTCCCTGGGCGAGTTCCTGGCCTTGGCCGTATCGCTGGAAGAAACCGGCATCAAGACCAACAACGCCAAGGCCAAGGTACTGGGCAAGACCCTGGACCAGGCTACCGGCAAGCTGCTGGACAACAACAAGTCCCCGGCGCGCAAGGTTGGTGAGATCGACAACCGTGGCAGCCACTTCTATCTGGCGCTGTACTGGGCTCAAGCCCTGGCCGAGCAGAACGACGATGCCGAGCTGAAGGCTCACTTCGCGCCGCTGGCCAAGCAATTGACCGAGCAGGAAGCGACCATCGTTGCCGAACTGGCTGCCGTGCAAGGCAAGCCGGCTGAGATCGGTGGCTACTACCGCTCCAACCCCGAGCTGACCAGCAAGGTTATGCGACCCAGCACTACCTTCAATGCCGCTCTGGCTGCACTGAATGCCTGA
- the icd gene encoding NADP-dependent isocitrate dehydrogenase, with amino-acid sequence MGYQKIQVPASGDKITVNADMSLNVPDNPIIPFIEGDGIGVDISPVMIKVVDAAVEKAYGGARKISWMEVYAGEKATQVYDQDTWLPKETLEAVRDYVVSIKGPLTTPVGGGIRSLNVALRQELDLYVCLRPVRWFEGVPSPVKKPGDVDMVIFRENSEDIYAGVEWKAGSPEAEKVIKFLTEEMGVKKIRFTDMCGIGIKPVSEAGTKRLVRKALQYAVDNDRSSVTLVHKGNIMKFTEGAFKEWGYEIAREEFGAELLDGGPWMQFKNPRTGKNIVVKDVIADAMLQQILLRPAEYDVIATLNLNGDYLSDALAAEVGGIGIAPGANLSDSVAMFEATHGTAPKYAGQDKVNPGSVILSAEMMLRHMGWGEAADLIIKGTNGAIAAKTVTYDFERLMEGAKLMSCSEFGDAMISHM; translated from the coding sequence ATGGGATACCAAAAGATCCAGGTGCCAGCCAGCGGTGACAAAATCACCGTCAACGCCGATATGTCGTTGAACGTTCCCGATAATCCGATCATCCCTTTCATCGAGGGTGATGGTATCGGCGTCGATATTTCTCCGGTGATGATCAAGGTGGTCGACGCTGCCGTCGAAAAAGCCTATGGCGGCGCTCGCAAGATCTCCTGGATGGAAGTTTATGCCGGTGAGAAGGCGACCCAGGTTTACGATCAGGACACCTGGCTGCCGAAAGAAACCCTCGAGGCCGTGCGTGATTATGTGGTCTCGATCAAAGGCCCGCTGACAACGCCTGTTGGTGGCGGCATTCGTTCGCTCAACGTGGCCCTGCGCCAGGAGCTCGACCTTTATGTCTGCCTGCGCCCGGTACGCTGGTTCGAGGGCGTGCCCAGCCCGGTCAAGAAGCCGGGTGACGTGGACATGGTGATCTTCCGCGAGAACTCCGAGGACATTTACGCCGGTGTCGAGTGGAAGGCTGGCAGCCCCGAAGCGGAGAAGGTCATCAAGTTCCTCACCGAGGAAATGGGCGTCAAGAAGATCCGCTTCACCGACATGTGCGGTATCGGCATCAAGCCGGTTTCCGAGGCCGGGACCAAACGCCTGGTGCGCAAGGCGCTGCAGTATGCCGTAGACAACGACCGCAGTTCGGTGACTCTGGTGCACAAGGGCAACATCATGAAGTTCACCGAAGGCGCCTTCAAGGAATGGGGTTACGAGATCGCCCGCGAGGAGTTCGGCGCCGAGTTGCTCGATGGTGGCCCATGGATGCAGTTCAAGAATCCGCGCACCGGCAAGAACATCGTGGTCAAGGACGTGATCGCTGACGCCATGCTGCAACAGATCCTGCTGCGTCCGGCTGAATATGACGTGATCGCCACGCTCAATCTCAATGGCGACTACCTCTCCGACGCGCTGGCGGCCGAGGTGGGTGGCATTGGCATTGCACCGGGTGCCAACCTGTCCGACTCCGTGGCCATGTTCGAGGCGACTCACGGCACCGCACCGAAGTATGCCGGCCAGGACAAGGTCAACCCGGGCTCGGTCATCCTTTCTGCCGAAATGATGCTGCGTCACATGGGCTGGGGCGAGGCTGCCGACCTGATCATCAAAGGCACTAATGGCGCCATCGCTGCCAAGACCGTGACTTATGACTTCGAGCGCCTGATGGAAGGAGCGAAACTGATGTCATGCTCCGAATTTGGCGATGCGATGATCAGCCATATGTAG
- the cspD gene encoding cold shock domain-containing protein CspD → MLSGKVKWFNNAKGYGFILADGRDEDLFAHYSAIQMDGYKTLKAGQPVRFEIVQGPKGLHAVNISAASATQDAPVAATQTQSIASTAEV, encoded by the coding sequence ATGCTCAGTGGTAAGGTCAAGTGGTTCAACAACGCCAAAGGCTATGGGTTCATCCTGGCCGACGGCCGAGATGAGGACCTGTTCGCCCACTACTCGGCCATCCAGATGGACGGTTATAAAACGCTCAAGGCCGGTCAGCCGGTCCGCTTCGAGATCGTGCAAGGCCCCAAAGGACTGCATGCGGTCAATATCAGCGCAGCCAGCGCCACCCAGGATGCCCCCGTGGCAGCCACCCAGACGCAGAGTATCGCGAGCACTGCCGAAGTCTGA
- the clpS gene encoding ATP-dependent Clp protease adapter ClpS, with the protein MHASSQIRLTFNQDHPAEHEDDSSGIAVQESKPALQAPPMYKVVLFNDDYTPMDFVVEVLETFFGMNRELATKIMLAVHTEGRAVCGVYTRDIAETKAMQVNQYARESQHPLLCEIEKDG; encoded by the coding sequence ATGCATGCAAGTAGCCAGATTCGACTAACATTCAATCAGGATCACCCGGCAGAGCATGAGGATGACTCCTCTGGTATTGCTGTTCAGGAATCCAAGCCAGCATTGCAGGCACCACCGATGTACAAGGTGGTCTTATTCAATGACGACTACACCCCGATGGATTTCGTCGTCGAAGTGCTTGAAACATTTTTCGGCATGAACCGGGAGCTGGCGACCAAGATCATGCTGGCCGTCCATACAGAAGGGCGTGCGGTATGTGGTGTTTACACCCGCGATATTGCAGAGACCAAGGCGATGCAGGTCAATCAGTACGCACGGGAAAGTCAGCATCCGCTACTCTGTGAAATAGAGAAGGACGGTTAA